In one Drosophila pseudoobscura strain MV-25-SWS-2005 chromosome X, UCI_Dpse_MV25, whole genome shotgun sequence genomic region, the following are encoded:
- the Sf3b3 gene encoding splicing factor 3B subunit 3 isoform X1: MYLYNLTLQKGTGVTHAVHGNFSGGKQQEILLSRGKSLELLRPDSNTGKVHTLLSTEIFGCIRALMAFRLTGGTKDYIVVGSDSGRIVILEYMPAKNALEKVHQETFGKSGCRRIVPGQYFAIDPKGRAVMIGAVEKQKLAYIMNRDTQARLTISSPLEAHKSNTLTYHMVGVDVGFDNPMFACLEIDYEESDLDPTGDAAQRTQQTLTFYELDLGLNHVVRKYSEPLEEHANFLVSVPGGNDGPSGVLICSENYLTYKNLGDQHDIRCPIPRRRNDLDDPERGMIFICSATHRTKSMYFFLLQTEQGDIFKITLETDDDVVSEIKLKYFDTVPPASAMCVLKTGFLFVASEFGNHYLYQIAHLGDDDDEPEFSSAMPLEEGETFFFAPRTLKNLVLVDELPSFAPIITSQVADLANEDTPQLYVLCGRGPRSTLRVLRHGLEVSEMAVSELPGNPNAVWTVKKRADDEFDAYIIVSFVNATLVLSIGETVEEVTDSGFLGTTPTLCCAALGDDALVQVYPDGIRHIRSDKRVNEWKAPGKKSITKCAVNQRQVVITLSGRELVYFEMDPTGELNEYTERSEMPAEIMCMALGTVPDGEQRSWFLAVGLADNTVRILSLDPNNCLTPCSMQALPSPAESLCLVEMGHTESTTSAGALDDDAPPQRSGSNKGTIYLNIGLSNGVLLRTVLDPVSGDLADTRTRYLGSRPVKLFRIKMQGAEAVLAMSSRSWLSYYHQNRFHLTPLSYETLEYASGFSSEQCSEGIVAISTNTLRILALEKLGAVFNQVAFPLQFTPRTFVIHPDTGRMLIAETDHNAYTEDTKSARKEQMAEEMRSAAGDEERELAREMANAFINEVLPEDVFSAPKAGLGLWASQIRCLDAMHGQTMFSVSLTQNEAIMSMAMVKFSVAADGRYYLAVGIARDLQLNPRISQGGCLDIYKIDPTCSSLEFMHRTEIDEIPGALCGFQGRLLAGCGRMLRIYDLGKKKMLRKCENKHIPYQIVNIQAMGHRVYVSDVQESVFFLRYRRAENQLIIFADDTHPRWVTATTLLDYDTIAIADKFGNLSIQRLPHSVTDDVDEDPTGTKSLWDRGLLSGASQKSENICSFHVGEIIMSLQKATLIPGGSEALIYSTLNGTVGAFVPFTSREDYDFFQHLEMHMRNENPPLCGRDHLSYRSSYYPVKNVLDGDLCEQYLSIEAAKQKSIAGDMFRTPNQICKKLEDIRTRYAF, translated from the exons ATGTATCTGTACAATTTGACGCTGCAGAAGGGAACGGGCGTCACGCACGCCGTCCATGGCAACTTCTCTGGCGGCAAGCAGCAGGAGATACTCCTGTCACGTGGCAAgtcgctggagctgctgcggcCCGACTCGAACACCGGCAAGGTGCATACGCTGCTCTCGACGGAGATCTTCGGTTGCATACGCGCTCTGATGGCCTTCCGTCTGACGGGCGGAACAAAAG ATTATATCGTTGTGGGTTCTGATTCTGGCCGCATTGTCATTCTGGAGTACATGCCCGCCAAGAATGCATTGGAGAAAGTGCATCAGGAGACCTTTGGCAAGTCTGGCTGCCGTCGCATCGTGCCGGGCCAGTACTTTGCCATCGACCCCAAGGGTCGAGCCGTGATGATTGGCGCAgtggagaagcagaagctggcCTACATCATGAATCGAGACACGCAGGCGCGCCTGACGATCTCATCTCCGCTTGAGGCGCACAAATCCAACACTTTGACCTATCACATGGTCGGTGTGGATGTTGGCTTTGACAATCCCATGTTTGCCTGCCTGGAGATCGACTACGAGGAGTCGGACTTGGATCCAACGG GCGACGCTGCACAGCGCACTCAGCAGACGCTCACATTTTACGAGCTGGACCTGGGCCTCAACCACGTGGTCCGCAAGTACTCGGAGCCTCTGGAGGAGCATGCCAATTTCTTGGTCTCTGTTCCTGGCGGCAATGATGGACCCTCTGGCGTGCTCATTTGCTCAGAGAACTACTTAACATACAAGAATCTCGGCGATCAGCACGATATACGTTGCCCGATCCCGCGTCGTCGCAACGACCTGGACGATCCCGAGCGTGGCATGATCTTCATTTGCTCGGCCACGCATCGCACCAAGAGCATGTACTTCTTTCTGCTGCAAACCGAGCAGGGGGACATCTTCAAAATCACCCTCGAGACCGACGATGATGTGGTGTCGGAGATCAAGCTCAAATATTTCGATACGGTGCCCCCAGCATCGGCCATGTGTGTGCTGAAGACGGGCTTCCTGTTCGTGGCCAGCGAATTCGGCAACCA CTATCTCTACCAGATTGCTCATTtgggcgatgatgatgatgagccaGAGTTCAGCTCGGCCATGCCCCTGGAGGAGGGCGAGACATTCTTCTTTGCGCCACGCACCTTGAAGAATCTTGTACTGGTGGATGAGTTGCCTTCGTTTGCACCGATCATTACCTCCCAGGTGGCTGATCTGGCGAATGAGGACACGCCCCAGTTGTACGTTTTGTGTGGCCGCGGTCCGCGCTCGACATTGCGCGTGCTGCGCCACGGCCTGGAGGTCTCCGAGATGGCCGTCTCCGAATTGCCCGGTAATCCCAATGCCGTTTGGACAGTGAAGAAACGAGCTGATG ACGAATTCGACGCCTACATCATTGTGTCCTTCGTGAACGCCACGCTGGTGCTCAGCATTGGTGAGACCGTCGAGGAAGTCACGGACAGCGGGTTCTTGGGCACCACGCCCACTCTCTGCTGCGCCGCCCTTGGGGACGACGCCCTGGTGCAGGTCTATCCAGACGGCATCCGTCACATTCGCTCCGATAAGCGCGTCAACGAGTGGAAGGCCCCCGGCAAGAAGTCCATCACCAAATGTGCCGTCAATCAGCGGCAGGTGGTCATCACGTTGTCTGGACGGGAACTGGTCTACTTTGAAATGGATCCG ACTGGCGAGCTAAATGAGTACACAGAACGCTCCGAAATGCCGGCAGAGATCATGTGCATGGCCCTGGGTACAGTGCCCGATGGCGAGCAACGCTCATGGTTCTTGGCCGTCGGACTGGCGGATAACACTGTGCGCATCCTCTCGTTGGATCCGAACAACTGCCTGACTCCCTGCTCCATGCAGGCCCTGCCTTCGCCGGCCGAGTCGCTTTGCTTGGTGGAAATGGGTCACACGGAGAGCACGACCAGTGCGGGAGCCCTGGATGACGATGCACCACCACAgcgcagtggcagcaacaaggGCACAATCTATCTGAACATTGGCCTGAGCAACGGAGTGCTGCTTCGGACAGTACTCGACCCGGTCTCTGGCGATCTGGCAGATACGCGAACGCGTTACCTGGGCTCTCGTCCCGTGAAACTGTTCCGCATCAAGATGCAGGGCGCCGAAGCAGTACTGGCCATGTCGAGTCGCTCCTGGCTGTCGTATTACCATCAGAATCGATTCCATTTGACGCCGCTCTCCTACGAGACACTGGAATATGCCTCGGGCTTCTCCAGCGAGCAGTGCAGCGAGGGCATTGTGGCGATCTCAACGAACACCTTGCGCATCTTGGCCCTGGAGAAGCTGGGAGCTGTCTTCAATCAAGTGGCGTTTCCCCTGCAGTTCACGCCGCGCACATTCGTCATTCATCCGGACACTGGGCGCATGCTGATCGCCGAGACGGACCACAATGCCTACACGGAGGACACGAAGAGTGCTCGCAAGGAGCAGATGGCCGAGGAGATGCGCAGTGCTGCTGGCGACGAGGAACGCGAACTGGCCAGAGAGATGGCGAATGCCTTCATCAATGAAGTGCTGCCCGAAGATGTTTTCTCGGCCCCCAAGGCAGGGCTGGGTCTGTGGGCCTCACAGATCCGCTGCCTGGACGCCATGCATGGCCAGACGATGTTCAGTGTGTCGCTGACCCAGAACGAGGCCATCATGTCGATGGCCATGGTCAAGTTCTCGGTGGCAGCCGATGGTCGCTACTATCTGGCCGTTGGCATTGCCAGGGATCTTCAGTTGAATCCGAGAATATCCCAGGGCGGCTGCCTGGACATCTACAAGATCGATCCCACGTGCTCCAGCCTGGAGTTCATGCATCGCACAGAGATCGATGAGATCCCTGGCGCACTGTGCGGCTTCCAGGGTCGCCTGCTGGCCGGATGTGGCCGAATGCTGCGCATCTATGATCTCGGAAAGAAGAAAATGCTCCGAAAGTGCGAGAACAAACACATTCCCTATCAGATCGTCAACATCCAGGCGATGGGTCATCGCGTCTACGTTTCGGATGTCCAGGAGTCGGTCTTCTTCCTGCGCTACCGTCGGGCGGAGAACCAGCTCATCATCTTTGCCGATGACACGCATCCCCGATGGGTGACGGCCACCACACTGCTGGACTACGACACCATTGCCATCGCTGACAAGTTTGGCAATTTGAGTATTCAGCGCCTACCCCATTCCGTGACTGACGACGTGGACGAGGACCCCACCGGCACCAAGTCGCTGTGGGATCGTGGACTCCTCTCAGGTGCCTCCCAAAAGTCGGAGAACATCTGCTCCTTCCACGTGGGCGAGATCATCATGTCGCTGCAGAAGGCCACCCTCATTCCTGGTGGGTCGGAGGCTCTCATCTATTCGACGCTCAACGGAACTGTTGGTGCCTTTGTGCCGTTCACCAGTCGCGAGGACTACGACTTCTTCCAGCACCTGGAGATGCACATGCGCAACGAGAATCCTCCGCTATGCGGCCGCGACCATCTCAGCTACCGCAGCTCCTACTATCCCGTGAAGAATGTGCTCGATGGCGACCTGTGCGAGCAGTACCTCTCCATTGAGGCGGCCAAGCAGAAGAGCATTGCCGGGGACATGTTCCGCACCCCGAATCAGATCTGCAAGAAGCTCGAGGACATACGCACGCGATATGCCTTCTAA
- the Sf3b3 gene encoding splicing factor 3B subunit 3 isoform X2: MPAKNALEKVHQETFGKSGCRRIVPGQYFAIDPKGRAVMIGAVEKQKLAYIMNRDTQARLTISSPLEAHKSNTLTYHMVGVDVGFDNPMFACLEIDYEESDLDPTGDAAQRTQQTLTFYELDLGLNHVVRKYSEPLEEHANFLVSVPGGNDGPSGVLICSENYLTYKNLGDQHDIRCPIPRRRNDLDDPERGMIFICSATHRTKSMYFFLLQTEQGDIFKITLETDDDVVSEIKLKYFDTVPPASAMCVLKTGFLFVASEFGNHYLYQIAHLGDDDDEPEFSSAMPLEEGETFFFAPRTLKNLVLVDELPSFAPIITSQVADLANEDTPQLYVLCGRGPRSTLRVLRHGLEVSEMAVSELPGNPNAVWTVKKRADDEFDAYIIVSFVNATLVLSIGETVEEVTDSGFLGTTPTLCCAALGDDALVQVYPDGIRHIRSDKRVNEWKAPGKKSITKCAVNQRQVVITLSGRELVYFEMDPTGELNEYTERSEMPAEIMCMALGTVPDGEQRSWFLAVGLADNTVRILSLDPNNCLTPCSMQALPSPAESLCLVEMGHTESTTSAGALDDDAPPQRSGSNKGTIYLNIGLSNGVLLRTVLDPVSGDLADTRTRYLGSRPVKLFRIKMQGAEAVLAMSSRSWLSYYHQNRFHLTPLSYETLEYASGFSSEQCSEGIVAISTNTLRILALEKLGAVFNQVAFPLQFTPRTFVIHPDTGRMLIAETDHNAYTEDTKSARKEQMAEEMRSAAGDEERELAREMANAFINEVLPEDVFSAPKAGLGLWASQIRCLDAMHGQTMFSVSLTQNEAIMSMAMVKFSVAADGRYYLAVGIARDLQLNPRISQGGCLDIYKIDPTCSSLEFMHRTEIDEIPGALCGFQGRLLAGCGRMLRIYDLGKKKMLRKCENKHIPYQIVNIQAMGHRVYVSDVQESVFFLRYRRAENQLIIFADDTHPRWVTATTLLDYDTIAIADKFGNLSIQRLPHSVTDDVDEDPTGTKSLWDRGLLSGASQKSENICSFHVGEIIMSLQKATLIPGGSEALIYSTLNGTVGAFVPFTSREDYDFFQHLEMHMRNENPPLCGRDHLSYRSSYYPVKNVLDGDLCEQYLSIEAAKQKSIAGDMFRTPNQICKKLEDIRTRYAF, translated from the exons ATGCCCGCCAAGAATGCATTGGAGAAAGTGCATCAGGAGACCTTTGGCAAGTCTGGCTGCCGTCGCATCGTGCCGGGCCAGTACTTTGCCATCGACCCCAAGGGTCGAGCCGTGATGATTGGCGCAgtggagaagcagaagctggcCTACATCATGAATCGAGACACGCAGGCGCGCCTGACGATCTCATCTCCGCTTGAGGCGCACAAATCCAACACTTTGACCTATCACATGGTCGGTGTGGATGTTGGCTTTGACAATCCCATGTTTGCCTGCCTGGAGATCGACTACGAGGAGTCGGACTTGGATCCAACGG GCGACGCTGCACAGCGCACTCAGCAGACGCTCACATTTTACGAGCTGGACCTGGGCCTCAACCACGTGGTCCGCAAGTACTCGGAGCCTCTGGAGGAGCATGCCAATTTCTTGGTCTCTGTTCCTGGCGGCAATGATGGACCCTCTGGCGTGCTCATTTGCTCAGAGAACTACTTAACATACAAGAATCTCGGCGATCAGCACGATATACGTTGCCCGATCCCGCGTCGTCGCAACGACCTGGACGATCCCGAGCGTGGCATGATCTTCATTTGCTCGGCCACGCATCGCACCAAGAGCATGTACTTCTTTCTGCTGCAAACCGAGCAGGGGGACATCTTCAAAATCACCCTCGAGACCGACGATGATGTGGTGTCGGAGATCAAGCTCAAATATTTCGATACGGTGCCCCCAGCATCGGCCATGTGTGTGCTGAAGACGGGCTTCCTGTTCGTGGCCAGCGAATTCGGCAACCA CTATCTCTACCAGATTGCTCATTtgggcgatgatgatgatgagccaGAGTTCAGCTCGGCCATGCCCCTGGAGGAGGGCGAGACATTCTTCTTTGCGCCACGCACCTTGAAGAATCTTGTACTGGTGGATGAGTTGCCTTCGTTTGCACCGATCATTACCTCCCAGGTGGCTGATCTGGCGAATGAGGACACGCCCCAGTTGTACGTTTTGTGTGGCCGCGGTCCGCGCTCGACATTGCGCGTGCTGCGCCACGGCCTGGAGGTCTCCGAGATGGCCGTCTCCGAATTGCCCGGTAATCCCAATGCCGTTTGGACAGTGAAGAAACGAGCTGATG ACGAATTCGACGCCTACATCATTGTGTCCTTCGTGAACGCCACGCTGGTGCTCAGCATTGGTGAGACCGTCGAGGAAGTCACGGACAGCGGGTTCTTGGGCACCACGCCCACTCTCTGCTGCGCCGCCCTTGGGGACGACGCCCTGGTGCAGGTCTATCCAGACGGCATCCGTCACATTCGCTCCGATAAGCGCGTCAACGAGTGGAAGGCCCCCGGCAAGAAGTCCATCACCAAATGTGCCGTCAATCAGCGGCAGGTGGTCATCACGTTGTCTGGACGGGAACTGGTCTACTTTGAAATGGATCCG ACTGGCGAGCTAAATGAGTACACAGAACGCTCCGAAATGCCGGCAGAGATCATGTGCATGGCCCTGGGTACAGTGCCCGATGGCGAGCAACGCTCATGGTTCTTGGCCGTCGGACTGGCGGATAACACTGTGCGCATCCTCTCGTTGGATCCGAACAACTGCCTGACTCCCTGCTCCATGCAGGCCCTGCCTTCGCCGGCCGAGTCGCTTTGCTTGGTGGAAATGGGTCACACGGAGAGCACGACCAGTGCGGGAGCCCTGGATGACGATGCACCACCACAgcgcagtggcagcaacaaggGCACAATCTATCTGAACATTGGCCTGAGCAACGGAGTGCTGCTTCGGACAGTACTCGACCCGGTCTCTGGCGATCTGGCAGATACGCGAACGCGTTACCTGGGCTCTCGTCCCGTGAAACTGTTCCGCATCAAGATGCAGGGCGCCGAAGCAGTACTGGCCATGTCGAGTCGCTCCTGGCTGTCGTATTACCATCAGAATCGATTCCATTTGACGCCGCTCTCCTACGAGACACTGGAATATGCCTCGGGCTTCTCCAGCGAGCAGTGCAGCGAGGGCATTGTGGCGATCTCAACGAACACCTTGCGCATCTTGGCCCTGGAGAAGCTGGGAGCTGTCTTCAATCAAGTGGCGTTTCCCCTGCAGTTCACGCCGCGCACATTCGTCATTCATCCGGACACTGGGCGCATGCTGATCGCCGAGACGGACCACAATGCCTACACGGAGGACACGAAGAGTGCTCGCAAGGAGCAGATGGCCGAGGAGATGCGCAGTGCTGCTGGCGACGAGGAACGCGAACTGGCCAGAGAGATGGCGAATGCCTTCATCAATGAAGTGCTGCCCGAAGATGTTTTCTCGGCCCCCAAGGCAGGGCTGGGTCTGTGGGCCTCACAGATCCGCTGCCTGGACGCCATGCATGGCCAGACGATGTTCAGTGTGTCGCTGACCCAGAACGAGGCCATCATGTCGATGGCCATGGTCAAGTTCTCGGTGGCAGCCGATGGTCGCTACTATCTGGCCGTTGGCATTGCCAGGGATCTTCAGTTGAATCCGAGAATATCCCAGGGCGGCTGCCTGGACATCTACAAGATCGATCCCACGTGCTCCAGCCTGGAGTTCATGCATCGCACAGAGATCGATGAGATCCCTGGCGCACTGTGCGGCTTCCAGGGTCGCCTGCTGGCCGGATGTGGCCGAATGCTGCGCATCTATGATCTCGGAAAGAAGAAAATGCTCCGAAAGTGCGAGAACAAACACATTCCCTATCAGATCGTCAACATCCAGGCGATGGGTCATCGCGTCTACGTTTCGGATGTCCAGGAGTCGGTCTTCTTCCTGCGCTACCGTCGGGCGGAGAACCAGCTCATCATCTTTGCCGATGACACGCATCCCCGATGGGTGACGGCCACCACACTGCTGGACTACGACACCATTGCCATCGCTGACAAGTTTGGCAATTTGAGTATTCAGCGCCTACCCCATTCCGTGACTGACGACGTGGACGAGGACCCCACCGGCACCAAGTCGCTGTGGGATCGTGGACTCCTCTCAGGTGCCTCCCAAAAGTCGGAGAACATCTGCTCCTTCCACGTGGGCGAGATCATCATGTCGCTGCAGAAGGCCACCCTCATTCCTGGTGGGTCGGAGGCTCTCATCTATTCGACGCTCAACGGAACTGTTGGTGCCTTTGTGCCGTTCACCAGTCGCGAGGACTACGACTTCTTCCAGCACCTGGAGATGCACATGCGCAACGAGAATCCTCCGCTATGCGGCCGCGACCATCTCAGCTACCGCAGCTCCTACTATCCCGTGAAGAATGTGCTCGATGGCGACCTGTGCGAGCAGTACCTCTCCATTGAGGCGGCCAAGCAGAAGAGCATTGCCGGGGACATGTTCCGCACCCCGAATCAGATCTGCAAGAAGCTCGAGGACATACGCACGCGATATGCCTTCTAA
- the Sf3b3 gene encoding splicing factor 3B subunit 3 isoform X3, with translation MYLYNLTLQKGTGVTHAVHGNFSGGKQQEILLSRGKSLELLRPDSNTGKVHTLLSTEIFGCIRALMAFRLTGGTKDYIVVGSDSGRIVILEYMPAKNALEKVHQETFGKSGCRRIVPGQYFAIDPKGRAVMIGAVEKQKLAYIMNRDTQARLTISSPLEAHKSNTLTYHMVGVDVGFDNPMFACLEIDYEESDLDPTGDAAQRTQQTLTFYELDLGLNHVVRKYSEPLEEHANFLVSVPGGNDGPSGVLICSENYLTYKNLGDQHDIRCPIPRRRNDLDDPERGMIFICSATHRTKSMYFFLLQTEQGDIFKITLETDDDVVSEIKLKYFDTVPPASAMCVLKTGFLFVASEFGNHYLYQIAHLGDDDDEPEFSSAMPLEEGETFFFAPRTLKNLVLVDELPSFAPIITSQVADLANEDTPQLYVLCGRGPRSTLRVLRHGLEVSEMAVSELPGNPNAVWTVKKRADGA, from the exons ATGTATCTGTACAATTTGACGCTGCAGAAGGGAACGGGCGTCACGCACGCCGTCCATGGCAACTTCTCTGGCGGCAAGCAGCAGGAGATACTCCTGTCACGTGGCAAgtcgctggagctgctgcggcCCGACTCGAACACCGGCAAGGTGCATACGCTGCTCTCGACGGAGATCTTCGGTTGCATACGCGCTCTGATGGCCTTCCGTCTGACGGGCGGAACAAAAG ATTATATCGTTGTGGGTTCTGATTCTGGCCGCATTGTCATTCTGGAGTACATGCCCGCCAAGAATGCATTGGAGAAAGTGCATCAGGAGACCTTTGGCAAGTCTGGCTGCCGTCGCATCGTGCCGGGCCAGTACTTTGCCATCGACCCCAAGGGTCGAGCCGTGATGATTGGCGCAgtggagaagcagaagctggcCTACATCATGAATCGAGACACGCAGGCGCGCCTGACGATCTCATCTCCGCTTGAGGCGCACAAATCCAACACTTTGACCTATCACATGGTCGGTGTGGATGTTGGCTTTGACAATCCCATGTTTGCCTGCCTGGAGATCGACTACGAGGAGTCGGACTTGGATCCAACGG GCGACGCTGCACAGCGCACTCAGCAGACGCTCACATTTTACGAGCTGGACCTGGGCCTCAACCACGTGGTCCGCAAGTACTCGGAGCCTCTGGAGGAGCATGCCAATTTCTTGGTCTCTGTTCCTGGCGGCAATGATGGACCCTCTGGCGTGCTCATTTGCTCAGAGAACTACTTAACATACAAGAATCTCGGCGATCAGCACGATATACGTTGCCCGATCCCGCGTCGTCGCAACGACCTGGACGATCCCGAGCGTGGCATGATCTTCATTTGCTCGGCCACGCATCGCACCAAGAGCATGTACTTCTTTCTGCTGCAAACCGAGCAGGGGGACATCTTCAAAATCACCCTCGAGACCGACGATGATGTGGTGTCGGAGATCAAGCTCAAATATTTCGATACGGTGCCCCCAGCATCGGCCATGTGTGTGCTGAAGACGGGCTTCCTGTTCGTGGCCAGCGAATTCGGCAACCA CTATCTCTACCAGATTGCTCATTtgggcgatgatgatgatgagccaGAGTTCAGCTCGGCCATGCCCCTGGAGGAGGGCGAGACATTCTTCTTTGCGCCACGCACCTTGAAGAATCTTGTACTGGTGGATGAGTTGCCTTCGTTTGCACCGATCATTACCTCCCAGGTGGCTGATCTGGCGAATGAGGACACGCCCCAGTTGTACGTTTTGTGTGGCCGCGGTCCGCGCTCGACATTGCGCGTGCTGCGCCACGGCCTGGAGGTCTCCGAGATGGCCGTCTCCGAATTGCCCGGTAATCCCAATGCCGTTTGGACAGTGAAGAAACGAGCTGATG GCGCTTAA